From Polyodon spathula isolate WHYD16114869_AA chromosome 54, ASM1765450v1, whole genome shotgun sequence, one genomic window encodes:
- the LOC121307257 gene encoding carnosine synthase 1-like, with amino-acid sequence MCAVVTRSPEGLPLLNQLVCSVGRSDRPLRHGSSPLQSLETTLQDWGLSDPAQCSSIHSQVKNTAETCLRVAMEMEAGLSPEQRGGRAVQTDMIGVDMLLSCSGQVVTPFCLGLKPSRCLESCGLFLSGGGALLHTPLSRSQRYIMEGRSLLIIGAGGVSKTFVWESARDFGLKIHLVESDPSHFAANLVATFIHLDLTDHKRDLENCSRICEALSKRGIRPDGCLSFWDDCVVLAALVCERLGLRSSPPQAVRTAKQKSQTHLHLLEGAPEEPSLADFLPPSSLEHKITSSPPRPPLRLSSPEPTPGYCYSSPRLSSLIRSVEPSKGSITVVDSPSASPSDNNSISNISNNRANLAKLSRNPVRDPSSEKSAPGDRISDLFPDSPLLLPLPSRSVWAPSPHIYAVPCYHLESRADVEKAARLVSFPAVMKLEYGAGAVGVKRVDSAEECQAHFEKISSDLREETDYPGIGLGWGNAMTLMEYLSGTEHDVDLVLFDGQKVAAFISDNGPTRVPGFTETAAAMPSYLRPDKRAQLVEAALRCCLGCGLTDGVFNVEMKMTPTGPRLIEINARMGGFYLRDWIRAVYGADLLFAAFAVACGLRPRIPEASPPLCHLIGVMCIVSQHLRALRTTASSEVLRLLHSQGVIRLNQLDDELISSEYEEPYCNVACQSQDRDAARLQLLSICQILGIDSPDYPVSYFLSDFK; translated from the exons ATGTGTGCCGTGGTGACCCGATCTCCCGAAGGACTGCCCCTGCTCAACCAG ttgGTGTGCAGTGTGGGTCGTTCAGACAGACCTCTTCGGCACGGCTCCTCTCCTCTTCAGTCTCTAGAGACCACTCTGCAGGACTGGGGCCTCTCTGACCCGGCCCAGTGCTCCAGCATACACAGCCAGGTGAAGAACACTGCTGAAACCTGCCTCCGTGTCGCCATGGAGATGGAGGCGGGGCTGTCACCGGAGCAACGGGGGGGCCGGGCGGTGCAAACGGACATGATAG GAGTAGACATGCTCCTCTCATGCTCCGGTCAGGTGGTCACCCCGTTCTGTCTGGGTCTCAAGCCGTCTCGCTGCCTGGAGAGCTGCGGGCTCTTCCTGTCCGGGGGCGGGGCTCTGCTGCACACGCCCCTCAGCCGCTCCCAGCGCTACATCATGGAGGGGCGGAGCCTGCTGATCATCGGAGCGGGCGGAGTCAGCAAGACCTTCGTGTGGGAGTCGGCGAGAGACTTCGGGCTGAAG ATCCACCTCGTGGAGTCTGACCCCAGTCATTTCGCGGCCAACCTGGTCGCCACCTTCATCCACCTGGATCTGACCGACCACAAGCGGGACTTGGAGAACTGCTCCCGGATCTGCGAGGCCCTGTCCAAGCGCGGGATCCGCCCTGACGGCTGCCTCTCTTTCTGGGATGACTGTGTGGTGCTGGCGGCGCTGGTCTGTGAGCGACTGGGACTAAGGAGCAGCCCCCCCCAGGCCGTGCGGACCGCAAAACAGAAGAGCCAAACCCACCTCCACCTGCTGGAGGGGGCCCCTGAGGAACCCAGCCTGGCCGACTTCCTCCCACCCTCTTCCCTGGAACACAAAATCACCAGCTCTCCTCCTCGCCCTCCCCTTCGCCTCTCATCCCCAGAACCCACTCCTGGCTACTGTTACTCCTCTCCTCGCCTCTCCTCCCTGATCCGATCCGTGGAGCCCTCAAAAGGATCCATCACTGTCGTCgattctccttctgcttctccttcaGACAACAACAGCATTTCCAACATCTCCAACAACCGAGCGAACCTCGCCAAGCTGTCCCGCAATCCCGTCCGGGATCCCTCGTCGGAAAAATCTGCACCCGGCGATAGAATTTCCGATCTCTTCCCGGATTCTCCTCTACTTTTACCTCTTCCTTCCCGCTCCGTTTGGGCCCCCTCCCCTCACATCTACGCCGTGCCCTGCTACCACCTGGAGTCCCGTGCTGACGTGGAGAAGGCAGCCCGGCTCGTTTCTTTCCCAGCCGTCATGAAGCTGGAGTACGGGGCCGGGGCGGTGGGAGTGAAGCGCGTCGACTCTGCGGAAGAATGCCAAGCCCACTTTGAAAAGATCTCCAGCGACCTCCGGGAAGAGACCGACTATCCGGGCATCGGGCTAGGCTGGGGCAATGCCATGACCCTGATGGAGTACCTCTCGGGCACGGAGCATGACGTCGATCTGGTCCTCTTCGACGGGCAGAAAGTGGCCGCCTTCATCTCCGACAACGGCCCCACTAGAGTCCCCGGCTTCACCGAGACGGCCGCCGCCATGCCCAGCTACCTCCGCCCTGACAAGCGGGCTCAGCTGGTCGAAGCCGCCCTCCGCTGTTGCCTGGGCTGCGGTCTGACAGACGGCGTCTTCAACGTGGAGATGAAGATGACCCCCACGGGACCCAGGCTCATCGAGATCAACGCCAGGATGGGCGGCTTTTACCTCCGCGACTGGATCCGGGCAGTCTACGGGGCTGACCTCCTCTTCGCCGCTTTCGCGGTGGCTTGCGGGCTCCGCCCCAGGATCCCCGAAGCCTCCCCGCCACTGTGTCATCTGATCGGGGTCATGTGTATCGTCTCCCAGCATCTCCGTGCCCTGAGGACCACCGCCAGCTCGGAGGTGCTGCGTCTCCTGCACTCCCAAGGGGTGATCCGTCTCAACCAGCTGGACGACGAGCTGATCTCGAGCGAGTACGAGGAGCCCTACTGCAACGTGGCCTGTCAGAGCCAGGATAGAGACGCCGCGAGGCTCCAGCTGCTCAGCATCTGCCAGATCCTGGGGATCGATTCTCCCGATTATCCCGTGTCTTATTTCTTGTCGGATTTTAAATAG
- the LOC121307216 gene encoding carnosine synthase 1-like, producing MLSLDPHPCEFSPFAKGSLDPLIIPQPDPQEGAGGAERGKERVGQLYKLLQNTLREAGLPETRDRTREPARVASNSDITICVLGSPLPYLSLLLEGGREAPGDVLLCLSPSWLSRSPSPLHLGFSSLFLHRGISFELGGRTFLEDFCPPRRVTYLLPVGGEEGQDVTREADCPMGSSPRLAELLGDTLLTRVLLERNRVRCPPTLGLVYRPPRSYQTVGTSVTAVSLTEREGQGELVQREVLKFLESLAMEPYSKVVLKPSGGRWIRSQRPVRFLEKRDCEAVRREVCSLLPLLEEGETALLEAFCPIMSPVSPVLTQTWDTYRCKRRRRRRREGGGREGGGGGRRASASQTCERPSS from the exons ATG CTTTCCCTGGACCCCCACCCCTGTGAATTTTCCCCTTTTGCAAAGGGCTCCCTGGACCCCCTCATCATCCCCCAGCCAGACCCCCAAGAGGGGGCGGGAGGGGCAGAGAGGGGCAAGGAGAGAGTGGGGCAGCTTTACAAACTCCTGCAAAACACTCTGCGTGAGGCGGGACTTCCTGAAACACGAGATCGAACCAGAGAGCCAGCGAGAG TCGCCTCCAATTCAGACATCACCATCTGTGTGCTGGGATCCCCCCTGCCATACCTCTCCCTGCTGctagagggaggcagagaggccCCAG gtGACGTGCTCCTCTGCCTGTCTCCCTCCTGGCTTTCCCGCTCCCCCTCCCCTCTGCACCTGGGTTTCTCCTCCCTGTTCCTCCACCGGGGCATCTCCTTCGAGCTGGGGGGCCGCACCTTCCTCGAGGACTTCTGCCCCCCCCGCCGCGTCACCTACCTGCTTCCTGTGGGCGGAGAGGAGGGGCAGGATGTGACCCGGGAGGCAGACTGTCCCATGGGCAGCTCCCCGAGGCTGGCGGAGCTGCTGGGAGACACGCTCCTGACTCGGGTTCTGCTGGAAAGGAACCGGGTCCGCTGCCCCCCCACCCTGGGGCTGGTGTACCGCCCCCCCCGCTCGTACCAGACCGTGGGCACCAGCGTCACCGCGGTCAGTCTGACGGAGAGGGAGGGGCAGGGGGAGCTGGTGCAGAGAGAGGTGCTCAAGTTTCTGGAGTCTCTGGCTATGGAGCCGTACAGCAAG GTGGTGCTAAAGCCCAGCGGGGGGCGCTGGATCAGGTCCCAGCGTCCGGTGCGGTTCCTGGAGAAGCGGGACTGCGAGGCGGTCCGGAGGGAGGTGTGCTCGCTGCTGCCCCTGCTGGAGGAAGGAGAAACCGCGCTGCTGGAGGCCTTCTGTCCCATCATGTCTCCAGTGTCTCCTGTCCTCACTCAGACCTGGGACACGTACAGATgtaagaggaggaggaggaggaggagggaggggggggggagggaggggggggggggcgggcgtCGGGCGTCTGCTTCCCAGAC atGTGAACGTCCCTCGTCCTGA
- the LOC121307188 gene encoding E3 ubiquitin-protein ligase DTX4-like yields MLMASAVVVWEWLNEHGRWRPYSPAVSHHIEAVIRANPRGGSVVLGQADGKLAPYLIDLQSMQQFRQDTGTLRPVRRSFYDPMSAPGQGVVWEWENDSGSWTPYDMEIGIPIQAARDRQQPWLDLTPIGFCYIIDFTSMSQVNQQTQRRRRIQRRLDRTYPFVSGTLPKSQSWPSAGTGPAGGASGSAPQPPCSCQQCLLVMSVKAAAAATLSPQGRKGKGSPGLGGRNRSPRSTSLPATVGGASGSASAPVLSSAGPLSPRAAKVPAGSASAGTLSRAGLATLTRPALQRIAMAQSRALIASGVPTVPVKNLNGSSPVHPALAGITGILMSAAGLPVCLTRPPKLVLHPPPVGKSDMKPVPGIGTSCRKTTKKQACQGKTPEEVVKKYLEKVRNPPEEDCTICMEKLASPSGYKNAPGQPLVKPDLVGKLTKCGHVYHLHCLVAMYNNGNKDGSLQCPTCKTIYGVKTGTQPPGKMEYHVIPHSLPGYPDCRTIRVIYSIPPGIQGPEHANPGKPFTARGFPRHCYLPDNEKGRTVLKMLLVAWDRRLIFTVGVSSTTGESDTVIWNEVHHKTEFGSNLTGHGFPDPNYLDNVLAELSAQGITEESIQE; encoded by the exons ATGCTCATGGCATCGGCGGTTGTGGTTTGGGAATGGCTGAACGAGCACGGCCGCTGGCGACCCTACAGCCCGGCCGTGTCGCATCACATCGAAGCGGTGATCCGAGCCAACCCCCGGGGAGGGAGCGTGGTCCTCGGGCAGGCGGACGGGAAGCTCGCCCCTTACCTCATCGACCTGCAGTCCATGCAACAGTTCAGACAAGACACGG gcaCGTTGCGTCCTGTCCGGCGTAGTTTTTACGACCCCATGTCGGCCCCGGGGCAGGGCGTGGTCTGGGAGTGGGAGAACGATTCGGGCTCGTGGACGCCCTACGACATGGAGATCGGGATCCCCATCCAGGCGGCCCGGGACAGGCAGCAGCCCTGGCTGGACCTGACCCCCATCGGCTTCTGCTACATCATCGACTTCACCTCCATGAGCCAGGTGAACCAACAGACCCAGCGGCGGCGTCGCATTCAACGCAGGCTGGACCGGACTTATCCCTTCGTGAGCGGGACCCTGCCCAAATCCCAGTCCTGGCCCTCCGCCGGGACCGGCCCAGCGGGAGGAGCGAGCGGCAGCGCCCCGCAGCCTCCCTGCAGCTGCCAGCAGTGCCTCCTGGTGATGAGCGTCAAGGCAGCGGCCGCCGCTACTCTCAGCCCGCAGGGTCGCAAGGGCAAAGGGAGCCCCGGTCTGGGAGGCAGGAACAGGAGTCCGAGGTCCACCTCGCTCCCCGCCACTGTGGGAGGGGCTAGCGGCTCTGCCAGCGCCCCGGTCCTGTCTTCCGCCGGTCCGCTCAGCCCCAGGGCGGCGAAGGTTCCCGCGGGCTCAGCCAGCGCCGGCACCCTGTCCCGTGCCGGGCTCGCCACGTTGACCCGCCCGGCGCTCCAGAGGATCGCGATGGCGCAGTCCCGCGCCCTCATCGCTTCAGG GGTGCCCACGGTGCCAGTGAAGAACTTAAACGGGTCCAGTCCGGTCCACCCAGCGCTGGCAG GTATCACAGGGATTCTGATGAGCGCGGCCGGCCTGCCCGTGTGTCTGACCCGCCCCCCCAAACTGGTCCTGCACCCCCCGCCTGTGGGCAAGAGCGATATGAAACCCGTCCCGGGCATAGGCACCTCCTGCCGCAAGACCACCAAGAAACAGGCGTGCCAGG gtaaaACTCCAGAGGAGGTGGTTAAGAAATATCTTGAGAAAGTGAGGAATCCCCCGGAGGAG gactgcacgaTCTGCATGGAGAAGCTAGCCTCTCCGTCCGGCTACAAGAATGCTCCCGGTCAGCCGCTGGTCAAGCCCGACCTGGTGGGCAAGCTGACCAAATGCGGCCACGTCTACCACCTGCACTGCTTGGTGGCCATGTACAACAACGGCAACAAG GACGGCAGTCTGCAGTGTCCAACCTGTAAGACTATCTACGGGGTGAAGACAGGCACCCAGCCCCCCGGCAAAATGGAGTACCACGTCATCCCCCATTCCCTCCCGGGATATCCCGACTGCAGAACCATCCGAGTCATTTACAGCATTCCCCCAGGCATACAG GGACCCGAACACGCAAATCCGGGAAAGCCCTTCACCGCACGGGGATTCCCTCGACACTGTTACCTCCCTGACAACGAGAAGGGGCGCACG GTATTGAAGATGCTGCTGGTTGCCTGGGATCGGCGGCTGATCTTCACTGTGGGGGTTTCCAGCACCACCGGTGAGTCTGACACGGTCATCTGGAACGAAGTCCACCACAAGACAGAATTCGGCTCTAACCTCACTGGCCACGGCTTCCCAGACCCCAACTACCTGGACAATGTGTTGGCTGAGCTGAGCGCCCAGGGCATCACGGAGGAGAGCATCCAGGAATGA